In Palaemon carinicauda isolate YSFRI2023 chromosome 1, ASM3689809v2, whole genome shotgun sequence, the genomic stretch AGTTTCTTTCCGTTCACTGCTAAACTTTAGTACTGTATTACTTTCTTGATTAGATTTCACCATTGAACTGAAGgttaatttcccttttttattgCCACCTTTTATTACTTTTCATCCCTTTGCAAAAACCTGTTCAGGTAATTTTGGTTGAACTGTTTCATTGAGTCGCATCTCATGAAATATGGAATCATGATTAAAGAAAGTTATCTTTTTTAGTAGTAACAAGAAAACCGTTGTTTCTAATCTAACAAGACAGAAAATGCTCTCTAATTACGAACTATTAGAGGGATGAAAGCTTCATTGTAttacataaaaagatatatttttattagagTCGTACCAACCTGTTCCATATAGTTTGAATTAAAACTTTTTGTTATCTTCAATCCTTGTCTGAatgccactgttttttttttttttttttcctacccaTCTTGACGCTCTCTTTTCCTACAGACTCAAAGGCTCACACAGTGAACTAGGTAACAAAACAGGAAAGGCCGTCCATGTGACAGGAATTCCCTTATACACAATACTTCTAGCAATGAATATTCAAGTCGTGgattttctgtctcttgatattgAGGCTTTTGAAGTTAAGGTTAGTAAAAAGAATAAGCTCTCTGTTTATAAGTTTATTAAATAAATCATATGCTTATTTGATAAATGCACTTTCACAATCTTTCAAATATGTAATAGTTCCCTAAAGAAATGTAGAAGTCCCAATTTAGGCTTCAGTTTCGGAATGTAATTGCTAGCCAAACACCAATCCCCCATGAACCTACTAAATTGTTTAGTGCAACACAAGCACAGTATATTTAAGGTTTGATCCTCTGACCGAGAGTTAAGTGTCATAAACAATAGGTTATAAAGCTATTTATTAAATAGCTCAATGGTTATGTCATttacatctcaaaaaaaaaaaaactattacaagaTGGTTTAGAAGAGGTTTTTATAAAAGAATTCCTTAATTTTCGGCATGCGGGTAAATGCATGCCTATAACACAGTGTGTGTTTGTTAGATCGACTAATGTATCTTTTATCATTCTACCGCAATATGATGCTCTTAAGAATAGCACACTCCTTTTTATAGCATAAGCAAGTAGGCAAAAGCATGAGTAAGAAACTCACAAGAAACTTTGGAAGAGAATGAGTCCGAAAGAAAGCCTCAGACTTCGCTCGTAGCTTAGATAAAAAACACTGGCTGCTTCCATGAAGGCGTTTACAATTAGACTCActagaatctattttttttcttcctgacTGTTTGTATGACGAAGAGGAAattatgtgtattcatatacagttggacacaggagtctgtGGTACACCTCGCTTAGAAGTGCAGCTTGTGACACCGTTACTTCGCGgccagtaaccaaacagatagtgtagggagagttgGTAGAGGTGATGGGCAGGTTAAACACTGGAACTCTCCGCGCAGGAAGGGTGTGCCTGGTTGTACTTCTTCAGGGCAAGGTGTAcctggaattcctgtgtccaactgcacaTATCCATAAACAATTACACACTGATGTAAATAAGATAAAATGAGCGTACAGATGTAATTCCATTTTATGCAGTTTGCATCATAAATAGATTCGTTTCAATGTGATATTGTAGCAAATTATCAAAATCCTTCCCAAAATTAAGCTATATGCCTACTCTCATCCCTTTGCACAGTTATTGGTCTTGAGTTGAAGTTTAAATGTTAATCATGAAACACTTGTTTTCTAACTTATGCATATGGGAGTTGGCACCATATCCTTTTCACTATTTCTGatgaatatttcattaaaagatTACAGAGACTAATTGCTGCTAACCCTACTTTGACCACCATAATTTAATCTCAAAtgctccgtatttttttttttttttttgaagaaactatTCATGAATCCctaatttccaatatatattttgacattaattgttttatttaatgCAACTAATGCAACTCGATTAATTTAAACCTGTAGTCGCACAATCTCCTGATAAATTGAACACATAGCATGATTTTTATTGTCACAGCCATATGTCTTCTTATCAACGCATTTTCTTTAACCACAGAGAATTGATTCTTACCTGGAACTGTCATTCTTGATTGTCAATTTGCAGTTCATATCTTCCTTAACTGAGTATTGAATCGACACATTAAAAATGTTTTGCAGGTCCAGACAGAATTATTTGCACtgatgaaaattttcttttattcaatgaTTCTTCCCTTTTTTGAATATGCTCCCAGGTTTAGCCTCCAGCTTCTAGGTCATTTTAAATCTctggaccccccccccaaaaaaaaaaaaaaaaaaaaaaaaactcttctttcccAAGAGCTCAAATATTAATCGGTTAAGGTATCGTAAATTTTATTTAATCCTTGACTTAAAATATCACTGAGAGCAGTTTCACATGTTCTTCAATCTTATATATAACGAAATTATAAGGTGAAATTTAAAACTCAAATTCGGTGAATAATGTTATCAACACATTTTAATCTCAAGTGAGGGTTTTGCTTTTATGAAGGTCAAAGCTTTGAAGCTGATTTTATCACTACATTATTTGGCTTTAAGTGCCGAGAATGTTTAATTTTAAGttagtatttagaaaaataaaacgaTTTTTTCTTCCAGATTTTTATATTAATCTCCTATAAGTGTCTTGTATTTGTAAAGGTTATGGCTTAAACCCGATTTTATCACTAGGCCATTTTTGCTTTAAGTGCtgagaatatttcattttatgttagtatctaaaaaaaataaaattattttttcttccaGATTCTTTTAGTAATCTCCTATGAGTGTTTTGTTTTCATAAAGGTCGAGGCTTAAACCTGATTTTATCACTAGGCAATTTTTGCTTCAAGTGTCGAGAATGTTTCTTTTTTACgttagtatttagaaaaaaaaattcttctatgcACTTACACTATAGCAGCCTCATGCGAGTGTTTTTCTTTCATAAATGGCAAagctttaaaagtaatttttaacactacactgttagaaaaaaaaacgtaattttaatcggaaattctccgtaaatatatactgtcctcaaccgtatttcagtaaaatacaggcgaccgtaatttttaccttactttgttattatgttttactggttggtgaccgtattatcaacCTTTTACGTGAACAtaaccgttttttaaacggtaaaattcctggaacaaatgttgccagacatttaccattttctatgcaaatttttaacagtatagacATTGTCGACAATGTTTCTTTTAAtgttagtatttaaaaaaaaaatgaaatctttttTCTTTCCAGATCCTTAAAACAATTCCTTGGGATAAAGTGAAGTTTCGCTTGATGTGTATCGAAATTAATCACATCCCTGAAGGAATCGACTTTCTGGTCAAGTATCTGACTGATAAAGGTTACAAGAACTTCGGTATTAAAGGAATCGATGCCTGGTTTGGGTGGCCCGCCCTCTTGAATGAGACAATGCACTCTTAAATAAGATAATGCACTCTTCAATGAGACCATGCAGTCTTAATTCCtgcttcttttctttatttcctgttgttaggtttttataaataaacaatggtgtccaataatattaataataataataataataataataataataataataataataataataataataataataataataataattattattattattattattattattattattattattattattattaataataataatggcttaaaCTTCATTGTTGTATGAAAGAATCCTTATTATTAAGCCAAaattatatttagaataaaaacCAACATGAAAACTCCCGCTCAGACTTCCTAGTTCCTGAATACTGTGCGTTATAGAATTAAAGCAAGAACCAAATTAAACATAGGTATTCCATGTATCCAAATAAACTTAAATGACAATAATTTGATCCAATTCTTACACTGCCCAGTGAAGAAAAATCCAAAATATGTAACTCAATTAATTCCCAGATTCTTTCAGAAACACCCGTTCAAACTTGACCTATATTTCAAGGTCAGATTATCTCTCCAGAACGCTGATCTTGGTATTGAGTCATTTCCTGTCCAGATTCTGAATAAataccctattattattactattgctattaaaggccaagctacaaccctacttggaaaagcaggatgctataatcccaagggctccaacagggaaaagtagcgtaatgaggtaaggaaatagacaagctacaagagaagtaataaataatcaaaataagatattctaagaacagtaacaacgataaattagttcctttatatataaactataaaaacttcaaagcaaacaagaggaagaacaatGAGATAAAACAACAttcccaagtgtaccatcaagcaagagaactccaatccaagacagtggagggcatggtacagaggttatggcactacccaagattagagaacaatggtttgattttggagtggccatctcctagaagagctacttaccatagctaaagagtctcttctacccttaccaagaggaaaatagccactgaacaatgacattgcagcaCTTAACCCTTTGTGCAAACACAAATGTTTGGCATTCCCCGTGTTGTCAGGCGTGTGAGGacgggagaatgtggaaagaataggccaatctatccggtgtatatgtaggcaaactcaaaatgaaccgtaaccacagagagggatccaatgtagtactgagtgtctggccagttaatggacccaataactctcttgcggtagtccACAGGCATCTCTGCATAAACAGCTCGAGCTTAAAGCTCATTCACATAATGCGTGTATGGAGTTGTtgcttctgtaccaaccgtgtgtcacacgatcgtacataattcattttgtatatattatgcttgtatcttcgctctttcctcgcactaaaaaaaaccagaatacacatgtctgcgtttctcctatgtaacattgtctctttctcgaacatgtaatctcctgttgccttgaggttttgtatataaaggagagtgttctataataaattaactcagttgctttcatactgcctttgagttcacaactttctctcggcccgtcacacttctcTCTGCTGTCTAGGTTGAGAGTTTTTTTGTGCTTCCGTCAAACACCATACCTTGTGAATCTACAAGTCTTACATCATTTAGATGTCTCCTTCCATTCCTTTTTGGCCTAAATTATACTTTTCTTGCTCCACTTCTGTTTTTCTGAGGCTCTATTCTATAGTTAGTTGGCCTTTCATACTCTTAAAATATACAACTAAAGAAACTAAAAAATCAATGATGTGACCAGAGTTCAGATTTAGATAAGGCAGTCCCACTTTTATTTAAACAAAATGGAATAGTACTGATATTTTGTCTAATCTTACCATTTCACTAACTGCTACCTTCTATCGTCTTCTCTGACTGCTGCGATACCCTATGAAGcgaattaaaagaatattatagaCTGGAAAGTGTGTAAAGTACGGCCCTTTGCAGCTGCTATCAGCAGAATAAAAGGCCGAAGAAGTCATCGAAGGTACGAtggtagtatatatacacacacacacacacacacacacacacacacacatatatatatatatatatatatatatatatatatatatatatatatatatatatatatatatatatatatatatatatatatatatatgtacatatatatatatatatatatatatatatatatatatatatatatatatatatatatatatatatatatatatatatgtatatgtacatatatgtatacacatgtatatatatatatatatatatatatatatatatatatatatatatatatatatatatatatatataccatcatcatcatattgACGCaaggatttcgccagtcgtctctatcttgagcttttaaatcaacacttctccatgtatcatctcctactttatgtatcatagtcctcactcatgtagggttgagtcttccaactcttctagtgccttgcggagcccagttgaaagtgtggaagctaatctctattggggagagcgaatagcatgcccaaatcatctctatcTACCTCTTACTATGATCTCATACAAATAAGGTACTCGAAATAacctcttatagtctcatttctaatcttgtcctgccacacgcacacacacacacacatatatatatatatatatatatatatatatatatatatatatatatatatatatatacaaggtctatatatgtgtatatatataactatatatatacatacatatatatatatatatatatatatatatatatatatatatatatatatatatatatatatatacatatatacaaggtctatatatatgtatatatatgcatatgtatatatatatatatatatatatatatatatatatatacaaggtctatatatgtgtatatatataactatatatatatatatatatatatatatatatatatatatatatatatatatatatatatgtatgtatatatatataaatattattattattattattatttttatcattattaatatgtatatatataaatatatatatatatatatatatatatatatatatatatatatatatatatatatatatatatatatatatatatatatatatatgtgtgtgtatatatatacaaggtctatatatatgtatatatatgcatatgtatatatataaatattattattattattattattattgttattattattattattattattattattattattattatcattattattattggttgagttaaatactatggctgcatcggcagaattcaatttcttgtccaatttctcgattcttcggacaattcttttttcaggattgctacattcagctagcaagttggcgaagctcatcagggtgaaggatacaaatcaggttaaggctggatgtaattaatacaagtacataaggctggatgtaattaatacaagtactaaggctggatgtaattaatacaagtacgcttaacctgatttgtatccttcaccctgatgagcttcgccaacttgctagctgaatgtagtaatcctgaaaaaagaattgtccgaagaatcgagaaattggacaagaaattgaattctgccaatgcagccatagtatttaactcaacctgtttgaaggagggtctcctaccaagattattattattattattattacttgctaagatacaaccctattggaaaagcaggatgctataagcccagatgctccaacagggaaagtagttcagcgaggaaaggaaacaaaaaaaaaaaaataaaatgtttaaagtacggtaacaatattaaaataaatatatatactataaaaactttaacaaaacaataggaagagaaatttgatagaatactgtgccctagtggaccctcaagcaagagagctctaacctaagacagtggaacaccactgttggactacccaagaccagagaacaatggtttatttttggagtttccttctcctagaagagctgcttaccatagctaaagagcctcttctacccttaccaagaggaaagtggccactgaacaattacagtacagtagttaaccccttgggagaagaagaattatttggtaatctcagtgttatcaggtgtatgaggacagaggagaatctgtaaagaatataccagactattcagtgtgtgtgtaggcaaagtcgAAATGaatcctaaccagagagaaggatccaatgtaatactgtctggccacccaaaaggactccataactctctagcggtagtatctttaaATACGaggtctatatatactatataaatatatgtatatatatatatatatatatatatatatatatatatatatatatatatatatatatatatatatatatatatatatatatgcatatataccaggtatatatgtacatacacacacatttatatataaatatatatatatatatatatatatatatatatatatatatatatatatatatatatatatatacataagattatgTATATTAAATGAAATGTcccgcttttacagaaaaaaatgtggtcacattttacaaaagaattttcGGACcctaccttgatcacagacgtggatCCTAATATAGCAGCCGTTGGTggacggcttttttttttttttttttttttttttttttttttttttttctaataaggaattgtgcctttggaggattatttcgctggtgtctttgagccacccgcggtaaattgtacacttctttggatcacggcccacgtatgcaggggtattgtcacctgcgatagccacctcgcttgttacgtcctgcaactgtatgtgtcacttgcgaccttcgcttggcgttattttcccggCCTGAGGATcccgcgggaagacggtgccgtcgttccgtcccagcactgttggaggtactattgccgtgatctaagagcgtcatcacatctgttacgctgctcgtctgtggaccaagggtccgttaggaggaacgtagggagtcattatccaagtaaagttacgatcttttcattatcattatggaTACGCCCAGCCTGTTTACCTGGTGTTAATGATAccccctctgatgctgatgaaagTTCGGCCCCtctctgtcatctaatccatgtatcGTTAAGTACTGTTATAAGTTATttcacggatagttaatacagtgttgagatatatacatgcatctataaattatgaccctcagtataattcttttatgtgaatgtatctaagtatttatgcatttagtttaatgtggtatgtgcatttgtatgttatctcgtgttatgttttattatttggtattgggtTTAGCCtttaacgtttgtgtgtaggtagataattttaaggttttctgcctttttatttctcctgtcttccttctgCGTATCCGTTTAATAAtaaggtagtggtttgttgatatttatgggcccggcttaatatatgagcaaTACTTTTGAACTATTTAGTTTTTCTATGCTAGggtttagattattattttttataggtctaccttgtgtatttagaggactcagtatattagtcctccaggtcattttgtaACCCATCGGTGTTTGATTTAGGAGCTTTATGTTACTCCTGATACCAGGTTGTGGCCAgtaataaatgttgttagatttttccagtgtttttgttctgtcatCCCTCAGTTCAcagagttacataaataatgtactgcttacgactcctttaaaaattaaagtttaaagaaccagaactacggcctacacaggtcgtaacaatatatagatatatagtaatagtatagaacaccacgctctccatttactccaatataatgtaatcctgcagttctcaccttcttgcacagtaattaagtggttatttaaattctgggagggcaataattagcaagatatgttgaagaggggagaaggggttattaaaagaaaatagctcagtttcctcattaaacgacatggaactgacgtcaacatagtcaaccaaacagatcgtgatgccagcgtacataaacagaagttagtgatgccagcgtacataaacagaagttagtgatgccagcgtacatttgatatactgaatattcaaaatatacttaatcaagaattgtgattactcaaaagtgtcactatttgtaaattgcatattttaaggacacttttgagtaattaatccatttttaattaagtatattttgaatatacagtaaatcaaatgtacgctggcatcacgaacttctgttcatgtacgctggcatcatgaattctgtttggttgacgatgttgacgtcagttccaagtcatttagtgaggaaatcgagctattttctttttataactccttctcccctcttcaacatatcttgctaattattgctttcccagaatttaaataaccccctaattactgtgcaagaaggtgagaactgcaggattacattatattggagtaaatggagagcgtggtgttctatactgttacctttatatatgtagatatatatatatatatatatatatatatatatatatatatatatatatatatgtagatatatatatgtagataaatatatatgtaaatatatatatatatatatatatatatatatatatatatatatatatatatatatatatatgtagatatatatatatatgtagatatatatatatatatatatatatatatatatatatatatatatatatatatgtatatatatatatatatatatatatgtatatatatgtatatgtatatatatatatgtatatatatatatatatatatatatatatgtatatatatttatatatgtatatatatacatatatatatatatgtatatatatatatatatatatatatatatatatatatatatatatatatataaatatatatatatatatatatagaaatgctcaacagtttcgtccgccaatggacttcttcttggagcgtttattatgcataataaacgctccacgaagaagtccattggcggacgaaactgttgagcatttctacatatacacaacttacaattttccttatgtagactactatatattgagttatcctcgtgctgaggaagattacatctgtaatatatatatatatatatatatatatatatatatatatatatatatatatatatatatatatatatatatatgtatatatatatatatatatatatatatatatatatatatatatatatatatatatatggtatatatacgctctgggtgataggaggctagatgtgagagaggcaagagagcgtgctagaaataagaatgaatggctagcgattgtgacgcagttccggtaggctctgctgcatCCTACGGTGCCTTGGAAGATCGCGGAGGTAGctgcagtaagggattcagctttatgaagcttcatctgtggtggataacgggggagggtggactgtggcacaccttgcagtaccagctaaactcggttgagtcccttatcaggctgggaggaacgtagagaggagaggtccccttttctgtttcatttgttgatgttggctaccccccaaaattgggggaagtgccttggcatatgtatgtatgatatatacgcacacactacTATCTTACTTTCATATAGCCTACAGATCTATAAATAGTTTTGAATTAAGATTCAATCtgcttcatatacacacacatatatatactatatatatatatatatatatatatatatatatatatatatatatatatatatatatatatatatatatatatacatatatatatatatatatatatatatatatatatatatatatatatatatatatatatatatatatatatatatatatatagctgattagtgttattggacattttgcttgaccgtgacctagacctttgaccttgacgtttaacttgaccttgaccgttgacctttacctttgaccttgacctttcaaaatttaatcatttttagccttttgcataacagttaattcctaaatgtttcattactcaacgattaaaattgcggccaggaagctgttcacaaacaaacacatacataaacacacacagaggaatgaaaccataacctccttcaaacttcgttggcagaggtaatgataataataactagaggggccgtcagtagagcccagacctacaccgtggcagcttatttctcgaccttgttggcgaccttgacctttgaccttgacatgtattattttgcgtggattttcatacattcaaatatgaaccaagatacCTCTCTAGCACGACAATTTTGCAGAATCCCGGGTTGTCGTTCTTTTCATCCCATTCTTCATAATTCTTCCGAAGCATATCTTGAATATACAGTGGTGGTTGTGAgaagggtagatttaagaaaggggaggattctggtggtgtttgtgagaagagtggctttaagaaaggggaggattctggtggtgtttgtgagaagagtggctttaagaaaggggaggattctggcggtgtttgtgagaagagtggctttaagaaaggggaggattctggtggtgtttgtgagaagagtggctttaagaaaggggaggattctggtggtgtttgtgagaagagtggctttaagaaagggaAGGATTCTGGTGGCGGTTGTGAGAAGAGTAGATTTAAgtaaggggaggattctggtggatttaagaagagggggaattcaagtgatgaatgtgaggaggaagaatcaagtgatgaatgtgaggaggtctCCACATCCTTTCCATTAAGCCCCACCAAACGAGCGTTGATTTGATCTTCTCGTAGAAGCTCATTTTGAAGCCTTTTCATTTCTTTGTTAGTCTTTCTTAGTCCTTTGATCACCCTTTCTTCAAGAATCTCTAGTCGATAACCTAAAcgcttaatttctatattcaattttgctattatctcctcttgttccttttgacgattagggtcagttgtcttcctcgcctgctcttcctcctgactcttttcattcttcttctgatactcctcctccctttccttcctATCTTTCAGAAACTCTTCCCACCTTTGTGTATCCAAAGTTACATTAATCTGTACAAGGCACATTAAATATCCAATGTAATCATATCCAACCAACGGTCTAGgaatttgattgagaaagtggcCTAAGTAGCACTTGCCACAATCGAACTTTAAACGGAAGACTTGGATGGGCATTTTTGTGTTATTGTGATGGGTCACCCAAAACGAGTCACATTTACGCGGCCTAGGAATGGAGTAATTTTCTCTAACCCATGGCGGAGTGCCATTGTTTATATGATCAACGGTTTCTTGTTCAATGAAGGTTCCATTGAGTGGTTGCCCTGTTTTGATCTCCTTTTCTGGAGAGATTTTTGATGTTCTGTCAATACTCTCCGAATTGCTTATCTTTTCTGTCAATTGTTGTCTATCCTTTTTTAGCCTCTCCCTTTTTctattctcttctttctctttgtttaatttttctttattttttctcttccccttctcccccttattcctctgattcttggtattttgtttttcctcctttccattcttcttccttTTCCGATTCTtcgtattctgtttttttttccgattctcctcctttccattcttcttctccttctgatccttgctcttcttggttatcttattttccttcttcccATAAAGTCCCATCAAACTagcgttgatttcttgttttcgtagaagctccttttcaagtctttcgattttctttttattctctatatttcttttggGTACCTGGTTTTTAAGTCTCCTTATACAGTCCTTTAAacgcatcttttctctcttcaattcttctattttcttgtttagttcTTCTTTACGATTTggggtaattatcttcttttcctccccttgcctctgatttttttcattatattttttcttcttcccctccttttcactttccttctcctgcttcaccattccagcctcctcctttttccccttctcctcccttccattctccttctctttctgattatgatgatgtagaagctctttttgaagcctttcgattttctttttcttcttattcttcttctcttccttttcactttccttctcctgcttctccattccatcctccttcttcttctccttctcctctcttccattctcatttttctgattgtgatgatgtagaagctgtt encodes the following:
- the LOC137639295 gene encoding DNA ligase 1-like: MRLKDCIRRLKNQVPKRNIENKKKIERLEKELLRKQEINASLMGLYGKKENKITKKSKDQKEKKNGKEENRKKKQNTKNRKRKKNGKEEKQNTKNQRNKGEKGKRKNKEKLNKEKEENRKRERLKKDRQQLTEKISNSESIDRTSKISPEKEIKTGQPLNGTFIEQETVDHINNGTPPWVRENYSIPRPRKCDSFWVTHHNNTKMPIQVFRLKFDCGKCYLGHFLNQIPRPLVGYDYIGYLMCLVQINVTLDTQRWEEFLKDRKEREEEYQKKNEKSQEEEQARKTTDPNRQKEQEEIIAKLNIEIKRLGYRLEILEERVIKGLRKTNKEMKRLQNELLREDQINARLITAIVPPTVLGRNDGTVFPRDPQAGKITPSEGRK